One genomic segment of Flexivirga aerilata includes these proteins:
- a CDS encoding gluconeogenesis factor YvcK family protein codes for MSPRPAVAALGGGHGLFASLQALQLVTDKITAIVTVADDGGSSGRLREEFDILPPGDLRMALAALCDNSEWGLQWRDALQHRFAGEGPLGGHALGNLIIASLWDLLGDPIAGLDFVGRLLGARGRVLPMAAEPLRIEASVLGADPDAPDEVTDIVGQVEVATTRGRVLGIRLHPDPPLACQEAVEAVYDADWVILGPGSWFTSVMPHLLVPDLRDALVHTTAKRLVTLNMVMNTGETVGFSASDHLEVLAAHAPDLHLDVVLADPSVVGDHGDQLRSTAQSLGAEVVFADVADTDKPGAHDSLRLAAAYRDVVE; via the coding sequence ATGAGTCCGCGTCCCGCAGTCGCCGCGCTCGGCGGCGGTCACGGCCTGTTCGCGTCGTTGCAGGCGCTGCAACTGGTGACCGACAAGATCACCGCGATCGTCACGGTCGCCGACGACGGCGGCTCCAGCGGCCGCCTGCGCGAGGAGTTCGACATTCTCCCGCCCGGTGACCTGCGTATGGCGCTGGCCGCGCTCTGCGACAACTCCGAGTGGGGGCTGCAATGGCGCGACGCGCTGCAGCACCGCTTCGCCGGCGAGGGGCCGCTCGGCGGACACGCCCTGGGCAACCTGATCATCGCGTCGCTGTGGGACCTGCTCGGCGACCCCATCGCCGGCCTCGACTTCGTCGGCCGGCTGCTCGGCGCCCGCGGGCGGGTGCTGCCGATGGCCGCCGAGCCGCTGCGCATCGAGGCCAGTGTGCTCGGCGCCGACCCCGACGCACCCGACGAGGTGACCGACATCGTCGGACAGGTGGAGGTGGCGACCACCCGCGGCCGGGTGCTCGGCATACGCCTGCATCCCGACCCGCCGCTCGCCTGCCAGGAGGCGGTCGAGGCGGTCTACGACGCCGACTGGGTGATCCTCGGGCCGGGGTCGTGGTTCACCTCGGTCATGCCGCATCTGCTGGTGCCGGACCTGCGCGACGCGCTCGTGCACACCACCGCAAAGCGGTTGGTCACCCTCAACATGGTGATGAACACCGGCGAAACCGTCGGCTTCAGCGCCTCCGACCACCTCGAGGTGCTGGCCGCCCACGCGCCCGACCTGCATCTCGACGTCGTCCTCGCCGACCCGTCGGTGGTCGGCGACCACGGCGACCAGTTGCGCAGCACCGCCCAATCGCTAGGCGCGGAAGTGGTTTTCGCCGATGTCGCCGACACCGACAAGCCGGGTGCGCA